Genomic segment of Myxococcus stipitatus:
GAGTGCCCAAGGCAGAAGGTCCCACCGTGAGCGCGAGGACGCTCCGGCTCCTGCGCCGCGCCGTCGAGCTCGACGCCGACTTCCTCCGCGAGCACCCCGAGGCCCTCTTCCAGAGCCTCTACAACCGCCTGCGCTGGTACGACGCCCCCGACGCCGCCGCCCACTACGACACGCAGGGCCCGGGTCCCTGGGAGAACCCCGACGCCCATCTCCACCGCCTCGCGGCGCTGTGGCGACAACAGCGTGAGGCGGCGGGAGGCGCCGCGTGGGTGGAGTCCCTGCGGCCCTTGAGCGGCTCACTGGACGGTGGGGACCTGTCCTTGTCCCATGACGAGCGGGTGGAGGCGGTGGCCTTCAGCCCCTGCGGGAAGAAGCTCGCGACCACGTCCAGCTCGGATGAGAAGAACATCCACCTCTGGGACGTCGCCACGGGGAAGTGCCTCCGGGTCCTGGAGGGCCATGACATCGGAGAGATCCTGGGCCTCGCCTGGAGCCCGGATGGAAGGAAGCTCGCGTCGGGCTCGCGCTCCCATGACGCCCGCGTGTGGGACGTGGAGACCGGCGAGCTCCTGTATGACTTCCCGAAGCAGGAAGGCCGGGTGACCTCCGTGGCCTTCAGCCCCGACGGCAAGGTGCTCGCCGTGGGCAACCTCGGCTGGCGCGTCCACCTGTTCGACATGGAGTCGGGCGAGAAGATCCGCACGCTCAAGGGGCATCAACAGTCCGTGCTGTGTGTCGCCTTCCACCCCTCGGGCCGGCAGCTCGCCTCGGCGGCTTCGGACGACACGGTGCGCATCTGGGACATGACGACGGGCGCCCAGGTCGCGTCCATCGCCACCAACGCCACCCCTCGCTCCATCGCGTTCAGCCCCGATGGAGAGCGGCTGGCCTACTCAGTGCTCGAGGGTGTCGCCATCGCGGAGACGCGGCACTGGACTCCGGTGGAAGGGCTGTGGGGGAGGATGGGCTGCGGGGACATCGCCTGGCTGGGGACGACCCACCTCGCCATGCTCGCGCCCCGAGAGGTGCTGGTGCTGGACGCCCACACCCGCGACACGGTGTGGTCGCGGACCTATTACCCGAGCACCGCGGGGAACGCCCTGGCCTTCTCGCCGGACCGCAAGCACTTCGCGCTGACGGAGTCGACCCGCGTGCTGGTGAGCGAAATCCACGCGCAGCCACCGCCGACCCTCAAGAGCCAGGGGCAGCCCGTGAAGGACCTGCTCGGCGCCCCGGAGGCCGCGTGCCTCATCGTCAAGCAGTCCACGCAGAACAGCGTCGTCGACGCCCGAGGACAGGTGCGCGAGTTCTCCGACAGCAGCATGGGCGGAGGCCAGAAGTCGTGGAGCATGAACCGGGACGGCACGCTCGCCGCGTTCCCCATCGTGAACTTCCACGAAGAGCCCCGGCGCCGCGCCATCCAGCTGTTCGACCTGGTGAGCCTGACGCCCGCGAAGGAGCTGACCGCGAAGCCGCTCGAGGGGCGCGACACCGCGAGCCGGATGCTTCAAGAGAACGTCGTGGCCTTCTCGCCCGATGGGGCGCTGCTCGCCGGCACCGTCGAGCTGGGCGTGGTGCGCCTCTGGAGCATCCCCGAGGGGCGGCTGCTCCACACGCTGAAGGGCCCCGCGAACCCCGTCACCACGCTCGAGTTCACCCCCGACGGAGCCCTCCTCCTGACGGGCCTCGCCGAGGCCTCCCACCTCCTGGTGCATGACGTGAAGACGGGGGCGCTCGTGCACAACACGAAGGTGGCCCTGAAGCCCACGCCCACGTATGCCGTGGCCACGGCGGCGCCTCGCCTCGCCGTGGGACGAAGCTCGGGAGAGCTCGCCCTCTTCGAGTTGCCCACGGGCACGTCCCGCTTCATCCAGGTCTCCAACGAGACCGTCGTCGCCGTGGCCATCTCCTCGGATGGCACCCGCGTGGCCGCGTCCGACATGGACTCGTGCGTTCACGTCTACGACGCCACCACGGGCGACGAGCTCTACCAGGTGCCCCACCCCGAGCTGCCCTACACGCTCGCCATCGAGGCCCCGTTCCTGGTCACCATGTCCGAGGACCACCACGTGCGCTTCTTTGACCTGGCCACCGGGGCGCCTCGCGCCGACGTGGAGGCCAGCACGGACCCGCAGGACGTCATCCGGCGGCGCTACTGGGAGGGGTTGGGAGACGGCCCGGTCGCCTTCCACCGTCGGATGGACCCCACGCCCTTCGCCCATTTCCAGGACGCGATGGAGGCCTGCTACATCCTCCGCGACGGCATCGCCGTGGGCCAGGGACGGACCCAGAAGGACTTCCTGTACGTCCTGCGGATTCACGAAGCCACGTCGAAGGCCTGAGCCCCGGAGGCGGGGGACGAGAAAATCTCAGCGATAAATGAGCCACCCGGCGCCGGAGGCGCTCGACGGGATGAAGTCCCCTCCATCCCGGAGCACACTCCATGGCCTCTTGGCTCGATATCGCGTTCCGCCGCCCCGTCCCCACGCCCCCCGCGCAGCAACCGCAGCAGCCCCCCGCGCAGCCGGCCACCCCGCCATCCGCGACCGGCCCGTCCACGAAGGACGAGTTCGTCGCGAGCACGAACGCCGCCACGGGACCGGACCTCACGGGCGCGCCGCAAATCCAGACGCTGGCGGCCACCCCCGAGGGCGAGAACACGCCCTCCACGGGCCCCACCGCGAAGCCCGCCTCGGAGTACAGCCGGCCGAGCGGCGTCGAGGGCGATGCCATGGACGTGGACCTGGCCTTCAAGCTGGGCGGGCCCTCCCAGGCGGCGCAGGCGCTGGCGGACCTCACGCTCAAGAATCGCGACGTGCCCGGCTATGCCGACTCGCTGCTCAAGGCCTCCGCGCCGACGCTCCAGTCCATCTCCGACAAGCTGGGTGAGCGCACGAGCAAGGGCGGCCTGGACGACAAGAAGAAGGACTCCTTCGGCAAGTACAACACCACCTACGAGACGCTGAAGGGCCTGGCCGTGGTCGCCGACAAGGCCGGCCCCGAGGGCCTGAAGCTCCTGGGCCAGTCCCTCGCCTCGGCCACGCCCAACAAGGGCGAAATCAACCAGCTCGACGACAAGCTGAACGAGCTGGGGGACGAGAAGGTGCCGGGACTGGAGAAGCTCGCGGGCACGCTCGTGACGGAGCTGGAGGCCTCCGGCAAGAACAAGGCGGCGAAGGAGCTGCGCAAGGAATACAAGCCGCTCGCGGAAGTGCCCGCCGCGCCGCCCCCGGGCAACCGCTGGACGCCCGGCACGCCGCTGAGCGAGGCCAAGAACGCCCACACCACCAACACGCGCTCGGACTTCGACCACGCCAAGAACGGGGACTACACCTGGTTCGAGGGCGACGTCCGCATGGAGTTCAACCGCGAGGGCAAAATCGAGATGCGCCACGACGAGGGCAATGAGACCGGCGACAACCTCACGCTCACGGAGTGGCTGAACAAGGGCAAGGAGCTGGGCGTCGGCCTCAAGCTGGATGTGAAGGACGACAGGGTCTTCGACAACCGCTTCCTGGAAGAGGTCCGCGCCTCCGGCGTCCCGGACAACAAGCTGATGTTCAACTACGGCTTCGGCAAGGCGGCGGACGAGGGCGCCAGGACGCGGGCCATGTTCCCCGGCGCCACGCTCGCCCTCAACCCTCCCGGCGGCCCGATGAATGAGCAGGTGGACAAGCTCATCGGCCAGGTCACCAGCATCAACGACGCGAACAAGCTGCCGAGCACCGGCCCCAACAAGCCCCCCGTCACCTTCGTCTTCGAGTACGGCAAGCACCCCACGGACCCGGCGCTCATCAACAAGCTGAAGGAGTACGGCACCATCTCCATCTGGCGCGGAAACACCTTCCAGAGCCTGAGCGTCGAGGACTCGACGAAGAACCTCCGGAACCTGGGCATCGACGGGATGATCGACCTCAAGGAGAGCGCCGTGAGCGCGGTCACCGAGACCTTCAAGGACGCGGTCAAGAACACGGTCCAGGGCCTCATCCCTCGCCGATTCTGACCCTCGACGCCGTGGCGCCCGGCCCATTCGTTCTTTTATTTGCTATTGAAACACAGTGACCAATGCAAGATGCAATCTCCACCCTCAAGGAGGACCTCTTGCAACGGCTCTCATCCCGACTCGGCGCGCTCATGGCCTGCGCGCTCATGGGCTGTGGTACCCCTGAAGCCACCGACGGCACGACGTCGCCCGCATCCCAGCGGGCGGCGCTGGACACGCTCGTCAACGTGACGCTGAACAAGCCCGCCACCGCCAGCGTCAGCCAGGACCCGTTCCGTCCGGAGTACGCGGTGGACGGCGACATCACCAGCGACGACTCGCGGTGGTGCCCCGGCATCTACAACCCGACGCGCCTGCTCGACATCGACCTCCAGGGGACGTTCGACCTGGTCCGGATGGAGCTCTATACCGGTTACCGGGACATCCGCCCCATCAAGAGCTACGAGCTGTTCTACGACGACGGGACGGGCTGGAGGCCGCTGCCCGGCGCCAGCCAGACGAACAACACCAGCATCGCGGTCTTCACCACCTTCTCCCAGCCAGTCACCGCGAAGAAGGTGCGCTTCTCCTGCACGGACACGCTGGCGGACAACTGCCGGGTGAAGGAGCTGTGGGTCTTCGGCGCGCCCCACGAGGGGCAGGTCAACATCCCACCCGTGGTCAACGCGGGAGCGGACCGCGCCCTCACCCTGCCCGCCACCAGCGTGAGCCTGACGGGCAGCGCCACCGACGCGGATGGCGTCGTGAGCTCGCTGCTCTGGACGCAGGTGAGCGGCCCCGTGGCGACGCTGGCAAGCACCACCACCGCCACCCTCGGCGTGGCGGGCCTCTCCGTGGGCACGTCCGTCTTCCGCCTCACCGCCACGGACGACGCGGGGGCGTCGAGCTTCGACGACGTGAGCGTGACGGTGGCGCCCGCGCCGGACGTCCTCACCAACGTGGCGCTCAACAAGCCCGCCGTCGCCGGCACCGCCTCCGCGTCCTATCCCGCGCCCCTCGCGGTGGACGGCTCGCTCACCACCCGGTGGGAGTCCACCTACGCCTTCATGACGCACAACTACCTGGACGTGGACCTCCAGGGCCTGCACGAGGTGAGCAGCGCGGAGCTGCACATGTCCACCTCCGCGACCTCGGCCTTCGCCATGACCGCCTTCGAGCTCCAGGCATGGGACGGCGGCTGCTGGAAGACCATCCCGGGCACCGTCGTGGAGAGCCATCCCGTCACCACCCCCCTGAGGACCCTCACCTTCACCGCGCCGGTCCACACCGACAAGGTCCGCGTGGTTTGCAAGGACAAGCCCTACTGCCGGCTGCGCGAGCTCAAGCTCCTGGGCAAGCCCAGCACCGTCACGCCCACCGGCCCCACCACCTGCGCCGCCGGCCAGCAGACCGTGGTCCGCAACCTCCGCTACGACTACGCGCTCTTCCTCCCCGCGCGGTACAACGACGACCGCACCACGACCTGGCCCGTCATCATCTCGTTGCATGGGGTGGGCGGCAACACGCTCACGGCCGACCACACCGCGGTGCTGGCCAGCCCCGAGGGCCTGGCCAAGCAGTTCAACTCCGCCAGCTTCCGCGCGGCGATGAAAGCCATCGTCATCTCCCCCAACCAGCGCATGCCGTTCGTCACCAACGGGGATGCCTGGTTCAACAACGCCTCGGTGCTCGCGCTGCTGGATGACGTCAAGCGCGACTACCGCGTCGACCTGGACCGCGTGTACCTCACCGGCCTGAGCGGCGGCGCCAACACCGGCTTCGAGATGCTCCTCGCCTCCACCGCGGAGTTCGCGGCCTTCGTCCCCGTCGCCATCACCCACGTCTACGCGACGAACCCCAACCTCTGCGGCCTGAAGACGCTACCCATCTGGGCCTTCCAGGGTGCCCTGGACGAGCCGTCGCGCGCCACGGACATCAAGACGCAGCTCGACACGGCGTGCGGCGCGGGCCCCAGCGCCATGCGTGACGTCACCGTCTATCCCGGCGCGGGCCACAGCGGCGCCACGTGGGACACCGCCTACGCCACCCTGCCGCTCTACGACTGGCTGCTCCAGCAGCGCATCAGCCAGCGCCCGTAGTCCCCGAAGCGAGACATGGGCCGCCAGCGTCTCATCCCAGCCGGCGGCCCTTCCAGGTCGAGGGGACTCGCCAGCCCCCAGGCAGGATGTGCTACGCACCCTCCCATCACCTTCCGCGACATGGGTGGGAGACCGAATGCAAGCAGTCCGCTGGGCGGCACGGGTGGCATGCATCCTGGGCGTGGTGTGGAGTTCCTCCGCGCAGGCGGGGCCGCGGCCCTTCATCTGGACCTTCGACACCGACATCGTCCCCAAGGGCGACGTGGAGCTGGAGCAGTGGCTGTGGGCGCGCAGCCGCTCCCCGGGTGCTCCGGAGAGGCCGTCGGCCTACTGGCTCTGGTGGGCCCCCGTGCTGGGCATGAGCCAGCACCTGGAGCTGGCCATCCCCTTCCAGGTCCGCGCCACCCGGGGCGTCACCGAGCTGGACTCGTTCGAGGCGGACTTCCGCTACCGCCTCTTCCCCCGGGGAGATGATCGCCCGTTCCAGCCGCTCGTCCGCGCCGTCTGGCATCAGTCCGTGCGAGGCGCCAGCCCCTCGCGCGTGGACCTGGACCTGGTGGGCTCCTACCAGTGGGAGAGCGGCCTGCGCGTGGCGCTGGACCTGGGCACCCAGGTGGGAATCCCGGGCCTGCGCGGGGGGGACGCCCCCGTGCGCATCCTGGGCACGTACTCCGTGGGGGCGTCCTATCCGCTCATCGCGGACGAGCTGCGGCTCTCCGTCGAGTCCCTCGGTGAGTTCGGCCTGAAGGAGCTGGACCACGACCCGCGCCTGTTCGTCGGGCCCAGCGTGGCGTGGACCTTCGGGCGCATGTGGCTCACCGCGGGGACACTCGTCGGCCTGACGTTCGCCTCCTCCGATACGCCCCGTTTCATGCCGAGGCTCATATGGGCCGTCGCCCTCTGACACTCCTCCTCCTCGCGGGCCTGCTCCTGGCCCCCCTCGCGCGCGCCGAGACGGGCGTCGTCCAGGGCGAGGTGCGCGTCCTGGTCCAGAAGCCCGACGGCTCGACGCACCCGAAGGAAGACCGCTCCGGCGTGGTCGTCTACATCACCGGCTACACCGAGGAGCCACCCGCGGAGGTGGCTCGGATGAACCAGCGGAACAAGACGTTCTTCCCCGCCGTGCTGCCCATCGTCGTGGGGCAGAAGGTGGAGTTCTCCAACCGGGACGTCGTGCTGCACAACGTCTTCTCCCGCTCCGTGGCGCGGCAGTTCGACGCGGGCAAGAACCGGCCGGGGGAGAGCTACTTCGAGACCTTCACGAAGACAGGCATCGTGGACGTCTACTGCGACATCCACGAGCAGATGGTGGCCACGGTCGTCGTGGTCCCCAACCGCGCGTTCGCGGTGACGGACAAGGACGGGCGCTTCGAGCTGCGGGGCGTGAAGCCCGGGCGCCATCCCCTCTTCGCGGTGCACCGACGCGACGCGAAGAGCGACATCGCCCGCGCGGAGGTGGTCGTGGAGGCGGGAGGCACGACGAGCGCCACGCTGGAGCTCACGGAGGTACACGCCGACGCGCCCCACCTGGACAAGCGCGGCAGGAAGTACATCCCCCGCGGGAGCGGCTACACCGACAAGCGCGGCCCGTAGGCTCGCGGGGCGACCCCGAGGGCGGCTATCCTCGCCGCCCGGTGACGCTCACCCGAAAACTCATCCTGGCCTTCGTGGCGCTCGCGGGCGCGTCGCTCATCAGCGCGCTGGTGCTCACCACGCTCGCGGTGGAGTCCGCCGCCAAGCAGAAGATCGCCAGCGACCTGGAGCGCACGCTGGAGGCCTTCCAGCAGCTCTCCCGCTCCAGCCAGGAGCGCATCCGCGACGTGGCCGAGGCCCGCACGCTGGACCGCTCCTTCAAGGACATGTCGCTGTCGGTCAACTCCGTGGACGACGAGGCCGGACTCGGCGACGCGACCTCGGAGACCCGAGGCATCCTCTTCGCGCGTGAGGTCATCGTCTCCGCCGACACCGAGGCCTTCGGCTGGAGCCGGGACGCCTCGCTGCCCTGGGCCTTCTTCAACGCCAGCGGGCGACTGGTCTACACCCACGCGGCCCCCGAGCAGCTGGGAGAGCAGCCGCTGGACCTCCCGCTCCTGGCCGCCGCGCTCGACAAAGGCCCCACCGCCGCGCTCTGGTCTCCCGCGCAGCTCCAGAAGCTGCCCTTCACCTTCGTCGCGCCAGGACAGGTGCGCGAGGGAGACCTGCTGCTCGTCCATGCCCAGCCCGCCTACGGCGTCAACCACAGCCGCATGGGCGTGGTGCTGTCCGGGCAGTGGGTGAAGGACGTGCTCCTGGGAGACCCTCTCGCTCCTCGGACGCCGGGGCCGCAGATGGCGGACACCCGGGCCCGCTTCGCCCTGCGCGCGGAGGACGGCGCCACCGCCTCCCAGCTCGCTCCGGGCACGACCCTGGACTGTCACGGCCTCAAGCCCGGGGAGACGCGCGACGTCCACCTGGGCGGCACGCACTACCTGGTGCGCGGAGGCATCCTCAGCGGCGTGGACGGGACGCGGCTGGGGGAGGTGTTCGTCCTGCGCGACTTCGACGCCGAAATCACCCCCGTGCTCCAGCGCTTCCGTCGCTGGCTGGTGCCCACGGCCGTGGGCATCGCGCTGTTCGCGCTGGCGGCGGCGGTCTTCATGGCGCGAGGACTGGCCTCGCCGCTCGTGCAGCTGGAGGCCGCGGCGGGGCGCGTGCGGCTGGGGGACCTCACCGTCGAGGTGCCCGTGCGCGGCACCGATGAAGTGGGCCGCGTGGCGCAGTCCTTCAACGAGATGGTCAGCGGCCTGCGCCAGCGGGACCAGATCAAGGGCCTCTTCAAGCGCTACCTCGC
This window contains:
- a CDS encoding carboxypeptidase regulatory-like domain-containing protein; the protein is MGRRPLTLLLLAGLLLAPLARAETGVVQGEVRVLVQKPDGSTHPKEDRSGVVVYITGYTEEPPAEVARMNQRNKTFFPAVLPIVVGQKVEFSNRDVVLHNVFSRSVARQFDAGKNRPGESYFETFTKTGIVDVYCDIHEQMVATVVVVPNRAFAVTDKDGRFELRGVKPGRHPLFAVHRRDAKSDIARAEVVVEAGGTTSATLELTEVHADAPHLDKRGRKYIPRGSGYTDKRGP
- a CDS encoding WD40 repeat domain-containing protein, with translation MTFDLQTLTELSTLEHLVSTQGVEALLAAFDTALVQTPADARVPKAEGPTVSARTLRLLRRAVELDADFLREHPEALFQSLYNRLRWYDAPDAAAHYDTQGPGPWENPDAHLHRLAALWRQQREAAGGAAWVESLRPLSGSLDGGDLSLSHDERVEAVAFSPCGKKLATTSSSDEKNIHLWDVATGKCLRVLEGHDIGEILGLAWSPDGRKLASGSRSHDARVWDVETGELLYDFPKQEGRVTSVAFSPDGKVLAVGNLGWRVHLFDMESGEKIRTLKGHQQSVLCVAFHPSGRQLASAASDDTVRIWDMTTGAQVASIATNATPRSIAFSPDGERLAYSVLEGVAIAETRHWTPVEGLWGRMGCGDIAWLGTTHLAMLAPREVLVLDAHTRDTVWSRTYYPSTAGNALAFSPDRKHFALTESTRVLVSEIHAQPPPTLKSQGQPVKDLLGAPEAACLIVKQSTQNSVVDARGQVREFSDSSMGGGQKSWSMNRDGTLAAFPIVNFHEEPRRRAIQLFDLVSLTPAKELTAKPLEGRDTASRMLQENVVAFSPDGALLAGTVELGVVRLWSIPEGRLLHTLKGPANPVTTLEFTPDGALLLTGLAEASHLLVHDVKTGALVHNTKVALKPTPTYAVATAAPRLAVGRSSGELALFELPTGTSRFIQVSNETVVAVAISSDGTRVAASDMDSCVHVYDATTGDELYQVPHPELPYTLAIEAPFLVTMSEDHHVRFFDLATGAPRADVEASTDPQDVIRRRYWEGLGDGPVAFHRRMDPTPFAHFQDAMEACYILRDGIAVGQGRTQKDFLYVLRIHEATSKA
- a CDS encoding adenylate/guanylate cyclase domain-containing protein — encoded protein: MTLTRKLILAFVALAGASLISALVLTTLAVESAAKQKIASDLERTLEAFQQLSRSSQERIRDVAEARTLDRSFKDMSLSVNSVDDEAGLGDATSETRGILFAREVIVSADTEAFGWSRDASLPWAFFNASGRLVYTHAAPEQLGEQPLDLPLLAAALDKGPTAALWSPAQLQKLPFTFVAPGQVREGDLLLVHAQPAYGVNHSRMGVVLSGQWVKDVLLGDPLAPRTPGPQMADTRARFALRAEDGATASQLAPGTTLDCHGLKPGETRDVHLGGTHYLVRGGILSGVDGTRLGEVFVLRDFDAEITPVLQRFRRWLVPTAVGIALFALAAAVFMARGLASPLVQLEAAAGRVRLGDLTVEVPVRGTDEVGRVAQSFNEMVSGLRQRDQIKGLFKRYLAPQVVDELIKNPEKAAPGGERKLLTVLFSDLVGFTSLSEQLSPEELVALLNTYFEQATGVLTKHGATLDKFIGDAIMCFWNAPLPLEDHAARACLTALDLVAVVDRLSPLFEARGLPRLDCRIGINTGHAVAGNLGSSAAQDYTVIGDTVNLASRLEGAAKVYGTRTLVAEETLLAARGAVVARELDLLRVKGRQHPVRVFELVGPAGTPLPAHLARFAQGLALYRARRFTEARAAFRASPDDVPSQRFAARCDSLEVTPPPEDWDGVFTLDSK
- a CDS encoding discoidin domain-containing protein, which encodes MQRLSSRLGALMACALMGCGTPEATDGTTSPASQRAALDTLVNVTLNKPATASVSQDPFRPEYAVDGDITSDDSRWCPGIYNPTRLLDIDLQGTFDLVRMELYTGYRDIRPIKSYELFYDDGTGWRPLPGASQTNNTSIAVFTTFSQPVTAKKVRFSCTDTLADNCRVKELWVFGAPHEGQVNIPPVVNAGADRALTLPATSVSLTGSATDADGVVSSLLWTQVSGPVATLASTTTATLGVAGLSVGTSVFRLTATDDAGASSFDDVSVTVAPAPDVLTNVALNKPAVAGTASASYPAPLAVDGSLTTRWESTYAFMTHNYLDVDLQGLHEVSSAELHMSTSATSAFAMTAFELQAWDGGCWKTIPGTVVESHPVTTPLRTLTFTAPVHTDKVRVVCKDKPYCRLRELKLLGKPSTVTPTGPTTCAAGQQTVVRNLRYDYALFLPARYNDDRTTTWPVIISLHGVGGNTLTADHTAVLASPEGLAKQFNSASFRAAMKAIVISPNQRMPFVTNGDAWFNNASVLALLDDVKRDYRVDLDRVYLTGLSGGANTGFEMLLASTAEFAAFVPVAITHVYATNPNLCGLKTLPIWAFQGALDEPSRATDIKTQLDTACGAGPSAMRDVTVYPGAGHSGATWDTAYATLPLYDWLLQQRISQRP